TCATATTTCCCGATGTAAAAATCGCTCACCGTTACCTGATGTACAGGCTTTTCATCATCCTCATCATAGCTGCCCATCATAAACGTCCCGCCTTTTACGAACACCATGTCTCCCGCCGGTGCGACGCCCTCTTGCATCGTTATTTCCAGCGCTTCCGTCTTCCCTTTTCGTATGGTCAGCTTTTGCTTTACCGTTGCGTAGCCGTCCGCTTGGCATTCCAGTTCGTAGTCGCCCGTTTGCAGGGCTTTCAAATACTTCAGGCCTTCCCATTTTTCCACAACCGTTCCGTCTCGCTTCAGCGTTACTTTCGCCGTCAGCGGTTGTATGCTAAACTGCAAGCGCCCGGTTTTGGCTTTCAGCGCATAATTTTTTTGCAAGCGTTCGCCTCGCTCTAAGCTTATCGTTTCGCTCTGTTCCTCATAGTCTGTTTTGCTTATTTCCAATTTGTAGCTGCCCGGCGCCAGTTCAATGCTCGTTTGCCCCGTGTAATCTTTTCGGTTTATCAGCACCCTTGCGTCTGCGGGGTTTACCTTTAAGCTTAACACGCCGACATTTTTCACAAGCTTGTAATGAAACCGGTTTTCCGCCCCTTCTTCTACCGATATTTGCTCGCTTACTTCCATGTAACCCGACTTGGAAAGCTTCAGGCCATACTCTCCCGGGTAAAGGAAAAGACCTTTATCGGTTTTGCCTTCCGCTAAGCCGTTTATAAAAAGGTCGGCCTGCGTGGGTTCGCTTGTTATGGTTACCGTCTGCAAGTCAACTTCGCTCAGCGTGTAGTTAAAGAGGACGTGTTTTTCATCCACCGCGATGCTATCTTTTCTTGTTTTATAACCTTTCTTGCGAATTACGATTTCATATTTACCTTTTGAAAGCTTTATCGGCTTGCCGCTTTTTGCCATATTCCCACCGATTTTTATTTCCGCATCTACGGGTTGAACAAGGACAGATACGGGCAAGGCATCCGCCGCCCTTTTCGCATCGCCGACAATTTTAATTTTCCAAACTTCTTTTGCGTTTAACTGAATACCGTATTCGGAAAGAATGATTTGAAGCGGCTCATAACCGGTTTTAAAAACCTCCACCACGCGCTCGTCCGGCGAGACGAATACCATATCCCGACCCGGCTCGTCATCCACGCGCACAACGCCGTTATAGGAATCGTACTTGAACCCGTCCATATCGGAAACGAATTGCAAGGCCGCACAAAGCCGTCCGTTCACATCCCGCACACCGACCATTTCGTTCGTCAGCTTTTCCGGCTTTCCGTCAATGTGCATTTTAGCCGTCTGCGCCCCAGATTCGGCAAACATCGCCGTTAGCATCAATAAAACAAGCAAGATATTTTTCATTGGAGAATCGTTCCAGTTTAGGGTTTTTTTGAAATTTCGTTTTTTTCGTAGCGGGGAAAATAAGGAAAATTGGTGGGACTTTGGTCTTGAGCCAAGGTTCAGACATTTTGTAGAGATGCACGGCGGTGCGTCTCTACGGTTCGGTATCGTGCCAAGCGAGTGGATTCTTCGCCTGCTCGGCTCAGAAGGACAATATTTATCCTGTCATGCTGAGTTCCGCGAAGCATCCAGTTGAGGGCTTATGGATTCTTTAAACTTTCCCAGTATTTATTGAACTAATGATTACGATAAGGAACAAAAAAAATCACCTATGTATTAATTCTTGTTTTGTGCTATTTTACCCGATAACAATGATTTGCGAATCTAAAACGACAGACCTATGAAAATCATTAATCCCCTTTATGATAAAGCCTTCAAGTATTTGATGGAGAACGACAAATTCGCCAAAAAAGTCCTCTCCGTCATTCTGGATACTGAAGTCGTGGAACTCTCGCTGGCGCAGCAGGAAACCGTTTTACCCGATGAAAAAAGAGGCCTCAGTCTTTTTCGCCTGGATTTCAAAGCAGATATCAAAGAATCGGATGGCTCGCAAAAAACGGTGTTGATTGAACTGCAAAAATCAAAATACATCACCGATATTCATCGGTTTAGAAACTACCTTGGGGCAAACTATATGTCGAAACCCAAAGAGTGCGAATCGGAAATAAAAAAGTATCCTGAATACCTTGCAGCCTATCCGATCATAACAATTTACATCCTGGGCTACAATTTGGATGATTTGCCTTATATGGCTGTGTCGGTCAATCGTGAAATTATCAATTCTGTTAGCAAGGAGAAGCTGAATGTGAAGAGCTTTTTCGTGGAGCATCTGACTCACCAATCGCATATTATACAGGTGAAGCGTTTGCCGGAAAAGCGTCAAACCAGTTTGGAGCGATTTTTTAACTTTGTTCAATCAAAAATGGATAACCGAAAAGGAATACATCATTGATCTGAAAGAACTGCCTGAGGAATATTCGGAAATGGCAAAATACCTGAGCGCGCCATTGATGGATGAGGATTTTCGCCGAAACCTGGAAGCAGAAGAAGAACTGGATTTAATATTTGACGAGCAGGAAGCCAAGTATTTGAAGCAAATTGCTGACGAAAAAAAAGGCAGAGAGAAAGCCGAGAAGGAAAAAGAAGCCTTGGCAATTAAACTGGCCAAACAAATGAAAAAGTTTGGCGCAAGCACGGATGAAATTGCCAAAGAAACCGGTCTTTCGCTAAAAACAATTCAGAAGTTATGAACGATTATTCATCAAATAAATAAACGGCAAACAAAAAAATCGCCTCCATCTTATTTTCTAAACGTAATACAGATCGCTCAGAGCGCTTCTAACGCCTTGATTAGAGTAGCTCTAATCAGCCGATTAGAACAGTTCTACCGCCTCAATTAGATTCGCTCTCATGACGGCGTTATTAATCACAGGGCTGGGTCAATCAAAATACCAACGGTTAATCACGGCTTTCGTTGTGTTCATCGCGCCGAATATTGCACGCTTCATAGTTAAAAAACATCAAGTTCACAAAGGGATTCAAAAAGCGCACCAAGAATATCAATTCTGTTTGTTAATCCATTTTAATTTCTGAATCACGGATGAAAAGGATTTAAAGATTTCTCGGATTCAGTATGATTCGTTTCCGACGAAGCCTGAGCATCCGAATCCAAATTTATAGTGCTTGCTTTTGGTTCGGGAAGATCAAGAAAGGTAAGCTCACCCATCGTAAAACAAGGGGCTATCAACCCCTTGCTGTCTTTAAAAAAAGAGTCTTCAAATTCGCATTGGTAATCAATAATCTTACACAACCGTTAGCGGTTTATTGAATGTTCCCGTTCTGGGGGTTTTTAATATCGTTCCTCCGCTATATTGCGTGGTGATCTGTAAGGTATACTCCCCTGCAGGCAATGCGGGCAGTAAAACAATAAGCCTTGCCGGTTTATTATCCACAAGCGTTGTTACTTTATGAACGGCGCCCTGGGCGTCTAAAAATACCACGCCGTTGTTTTGATTATCACCCTCGATTTTAAGCAAACTGCCTTTTATTTCCACCACGCCGCTCGAAGTTATGCTCTCATTTACGCTACCGCTAATGCTATCTTTTACTTCAAGAATTTGCGGTAATACATCGGTTGAAGCTGTTTTTTCGAGTGTGATATCGGAAAGCGATTTTTTCAACGCTTTGCCGGGATTTACATTGAGTTTAATACTATGGCGCTTGGAATCAAACGTGTCGGTTGCGCCCAAAAAGACGCCCTGGATAGAAAAACCGGTGTTGATTAGTTCGGTATTAACAGATTCGCCATCGCGGGTGATTTCGCTAACGACTTCAAAGAAGGAATTGAGCACAGCTACCGTATCGGTTTTAGTAATGGTGGTTCCTTTTGCCAGCATTTTTTCAGTGATGCTTTCCAAATCATGACTCCTGACATCCTGAGGTTGCGCCATATAGTCGTCGGTTCTGGCAGTCAGGAGGTTTTCCATTAATGCGTATTTAATCATGGGGTAAAGAGGTTTTTAGTTTAAAAAGGATTTTAATGTACTAAAAAAGAGCGCTTGTTTGAATTGGTTTTTTGAAAATAGATCTATGCTTTAGGGATTAAACCAGGAGAGGTAGATCACTCATACAAATCCATCGCCTGCCTTTTGCCTTTATCCCGCCTTTCATCAAGAAAATCAAGCGTATCATGGTTCAAGACGAAGAGAGCGCTTGCACGGGCAGGTCGGCTGCGGCACTCCCGCTCCGCTCCCGTTTGCTACCGACCTGCCCGTGCAAGCGCTCAATATTTTTTTCTTTTTCTGCTCACGGGAATAGGCCGGATGCTTCCATTAAACTATTGGGATACAAGACGGAAGCCGCCATCGCTGTCGCTATAGCCCGGGTCATCGTACATGCGACTCGCCGACCGGCAGGACTCCGCGTAGAAGTTCCAGCTACCGCCGCGCAAAACACGGCGCGGACCCGAGCTTGGGCCCGTTGGGTTCGTCTGTGAACCCGATAAATAATCCCCTTCCCAATCCGAACACGATTCCCATAAATTCCCGCTCATGTCATATATCCCCAACTCGTTCGGCTTTTTCGTTCCCACTTCGTGCGTCTTTCCCGCATTATCCCTATACCACGCCACTTCGTCAATATTATTACTTCCCGCATATTTATATCCCCGGCTTTTCGCTCCGCCTCGCGCCGCGTATTCCCACTCCGCTTCCGTCGGCAATCGGTAGTTCCCACCCGTTTTTTTATTCAACTTTTTCATAAACTCCTGCACGTCGTACCAGCTTACACTTTCCACCGGCAAGTTTTCTCCTCTGAAATGGGACGGGTTATTTCCCATCACTGCTTCCCATTGTGCTTGGGTTACAGGAAACTTGCCAATATAAAAGTCATCCAGTGTTACTTGATGAACCGGTTTTTCATCATTACGCCCATCATTGCTGCCCATTATAAACGAGCCGCCCTGCACGAAGATCATTTCAATCTGAATGCCGTTAATTCTCTCTACAAGATTTGCTGCGGGTTTGGAAGCTCCTACGATGCTTGCATTGAAAGCAGATAAAGTATTTGAAATAATACTCGTTGCACGTTTGTAAGCTCCTGCGGTTCTTGCGGTGGGCAAGGGTTCATTTACCCGTATCTGTTGCGGTTTCGGCTTGCCTTGTTCCGGGCTTGCCCGCCTGACCGCGCCGCGCACGGTGGCAAAATCGGCCTGTCCCAATTCCGAAAATTTGAGTTCAATGCCGCCCGCTTTGCCAATCTCCTTCGCCTTTGCCTTCACCGCCTCTTCCAATCCGGCAAGCTGGCGCGTTCCGCCCACCAGCACGCACCAAACCTGTTTCCGGTGCAGTTCACCGGCAATCTTCACGGCCTTTTTCACATAGCCGCCAATGCCGTCCAGCGCCTGCTCCACCGCCTCACGATTTACGACTTCCTCGAATACCTCACGCTCGAAGGTAAAAATGCCCGGCCCAAGCATCACCTCCAGCGATTGGTTCATTCCGCCCGAGAGGGTTTCCTGTCCGTTCTGCGATTCCTTCATCTGGCGAATTTGTTCCTTAATTAACGCCACGTGCGTTTGCACATAGCCACGCTGTTCCTGACTGATCCGGCGCATCATCTCGTCGAAGAGGCCGTCGTCGACATGAGCGCCCGCCGCAGTGATGCCGCCCGGTGGCAAGTCTGCGATTATCTTCGGGCGACCGGTTTCATCCACCTGCAAACTGGCCCAATCCACCGTGCCGCCGCCAAAGTCCAGCACCACCAGCATTTCGCCCGCCTGCGGTTTCTCTTCGGCAATCCATGCCCAGCCTGCCGCTTCCGGCTCGCGCAAAAAGAGCTTCTCGCCCTTATGTCCGGCAGTTTCGAGCGCGTCGGTGTAAATATCCTCGTAGTCCCAACGCGAAGGCAATGTCAGCACGAGTTTTTCCGGCACTTTTCCGCCAAAGGATTTCACCTGCCTTGCACTGTACTCGATCATTCGGGTAAAGAGGAGCGTCATCAAGTCCGCCGAGCGTACCTTCTGGCCGTTCGGGACATATTTGATGGGCTTGTCCAGATCGAGTTTGAGATTCTCAACAATTCCGTCCGGGTCGTGGTGAAGCATCTGTTCCGCCTCGTCGCCGAACCGGATTTTTCCATCCTTGCTCACGTGAAAAAGGGACGGCACGTAGAGCTGTCCTCTTTTGCCTAACGGTAACATGACGGCCTCGCCTCTTTCGTCGTCCCAGTAGGCGGCTTTGATGCGCGATGTGCCGAAGTCTATGCCTAATACGCTCATATTTGGTTTGTTTGATTTTTTGTAAGGGCAGGTTCCGAACTTGTCCCCTACGAAAGATTGGTTTTCGTCTCCGCTCAAACTGACAAAAATAAAATGCTCAATGTGACATAGCCTTTCAATTCAAAATTCAGCATTCATAATTCAACATTATTCGGAAGTGGATTCTTCGCCTTCGTCTCAGAATGACTGGCTATCATTCGTGTCATACCGAACAAAATCAGAATAACAAACCGGGATCGTGTCATGCTGAACAAAATCAGAATGACCGGACAGATTGTGTCATGCTGAACGAAGTGAAGCATCCATTGCCTCTCAATTCCTCATTCACCATTCAGCATTATTCAGAGCGTGGATGCTTCGCTGACTCGATTCCGAGTCCTCAGCATGACAGAAAGCATGAACCTGTCAATTGGAACCGGACGCAGACATTGAATCAAGGATGCCTTCAAGATGCTTTTGGGCAAGTGCAGCGACTTTGCGTTCCTCGCCGTAAGAAACCCGCTGCTTTTGCGCCCAAACCGCATACCGTTGCTGCACGGTCTCGCGCGTCGGAGAATCGGTCATTAACCTTTCTTCCAGCGTTAAGCCTTTTGCCCCGAAGAGCGCCCGCAACTGTTCCAGTTCTTCTTTCGTGAAGCCGGTTTCCCGAAGCGAATCCAGAGACTCCAAGGCGCCCATGTCTTCCTCAAACGACTCAAACTGCCGCTTTAAATCCGAACTCAATGTGTATAATTCCTTTCGCACTCCCTTCACCCGATGCGCTTCGTTTGAAAGCGCCTGAAAGGTGTTTTTCACGTAGGACACGGCGGGCAAGAGCGAGGTATCCGATTTGCTTTTTGTGTCAAGCAATCTGAGGATATTTTGCCCGGCGGCCACATCGTCTTCCCGTTCCTGTTCATAGTTTTCCAGTTGCAACAGGGCAATCCGGCAAGGCTCCCAAATCCGGGTCAGAAGCGTGCTGTTCTTGATGAGGCTTGCCCTTGCGAAGAAGAGTTTTTCAAGCAGCGTTTCCAACCGATCAACGCCGCTCATCTCCCGAACCTGCCGTTTCAGTTCATCCGTCGTCTGTGTTTGGCGAACACAGGCGAACCGGCATAAAAACCGGATGATGGCCATGGTTGTGCTCTTGGCATTTTCCTCGTTCATTCGACCGATTTCCATCAGCCGCGCCTTGAGGCTCTCAATCACGGCCTTACGGCTCTCAAGCGAAATTTTGTATTCTGCTCCTTCCCTTGTTTCAAACACAGACGAGCTGGTCAGGCGCTTGACTTCGTTTTTGGTGAGGCTCGCGCATCCGGCAAAAAACGCCCAATGCTCCTCTTTCAGCCAGTCCAAACATCGAGAGAGCAGGCCGCTTGCCGCCATCACCAGGGACACCTTGCCTCTGAGTTGCTCTTCTATGCGGCGGATTTTCCCTTCCAGATACGTAGCCGGATCAACCTCAATATCCTGCCAGTCGTTTTCCCACATGTGAACGACGGCCATGCTGTTGTAAGGGTTTGACCCTGCCAGACGGGTTTTATCGCCAAAGAGTTCCAGAATATCCGCGTCGTTTTGCCGTGCCACCGGATTGAGTACATAGACCACCGCATCCGCCGACTCGCCTGCCGAACGGGTTTCTTCGGCCAGCTTGTTGCCATAGGCATCCACCTGAGTTTGGGAGATATAGGATAAGATGGTGCTTTCATGCGATTCTACGGTGCTTCGTAGGCCGGGCGTATCGACAATATTGGCGGTTTTAAGAAAGGGCGTATCGGCGAAAAAGTCAAGGTATTTGGTTTCTTCCAGCGTGGTGTTTTTACTTTTCAGTTTAGAGGCAACTTTCTGAAGCAGATTAACGGAGCGCCCTTTGCCGATCCAGTTTTCCACTTCCGTAAGCGGCAGATAGTCTTCGCTGTCGTCCTTCCAGCGCACCCGAAACTGGCGGTGCAACTCGGGCTTGCCGGAATAGAGAAAATGGTTGGTGGTTGCGGTGCATTCATTGACGGCGGTTGGCGCAATGTCTTTTTGGACGAGGGCGTTGATGAGGGTGGATTTGCCGGAGCGCATTTGCCCGACAACAGCCACCGTGAAACGCTTTTGTACCAGTTCCGCAAGGTTGAGCCGGTCGACACCGCTCAACGATTTTTGGTTCAGCGCCTTTTCATTTGCGATAATTTGCTGAACCCTTAAGAGCGAAGTAATGAACGGGTTATCTTGCTGAATCAATGAGGTCATTTCTTCAAAGTATTAAAACCGGATAAGAATTATGTAAAAGTGCAGAATGGAAGGCTAAAAAATCATGTACACTTTTAGTATTAAAGACCTGGATGGAAATACTAATGCCTCTCTTTTTCGTTTTACGAGTGAATAGAGAGGCATTAATTATTATTTTTTAACCAATGACTTGAAAAAATCCCACGTTGCAGAGACTGATAACTTGATGCAATTTTCAAGAATGAATTCTTCAGAAACAAACTCATCAAGAAGGTATGAAGATTCAGTCCTAATTGCATTTTCTTCAAGATTTACGTATACCTTTGGAAAAGATTTATCACAGTTCCATTTATTGCATAGAAATACTAAATTTGGTTTATTTTCATCATTTACGGGGAAGTCATTGCAAAACCCTGTTATTCTAAGAATGGAATTACTTTTACCAGCTAAAGAAATGATGATTCCCACATCATAACCAAAATCTTGATCAGCATCTAAAAACATTATAATACTTCCACTATCAGTTACCCTATTTACAAACTTGGCTTTATCAACTAATTCTCTCAATTTTTCTTTTGAAGGATTCTTAATCATAATTCACCTCTTTTTTTATTATTGATTTTATTCAAACTATACAAAGAACATAAAAACAACATTAAATACTATGCTTTAAAGCAGCTTTTTTAATCCATGTAATAGTCCATTTGGAATATTTGAATCATTGAGACTTTGTTTTGGTATTGTTTTCTTTCCACCTGTCGGATTTAAATGAACATCTCCTTCATTTATAAGAAGTTTTAATGATTGAACTAAACTATCATTTTCATTTGTCGATGCCAATTGAACAGATTTAACATCAGCTTTCCGCTCGGGATGTACTCTTCTTACGGCACCTCTCACGGTTGCAAAGTCCGCCTGTCCCAATTTCGCATACTTGATTTCTATTCCTGTTTCTTTAGCTATTTCAGTTACTTTTCCCTTTACCTGATCTTCCAGTCCCGAGAGCATCCGCGTTCCGCCAACCAAGGCGCAGACAAGCTGTTTTTTACCGGTTTCTTTTGCCGTTTTCAGCACCTTTTTCACATAGCTGCCGATCCCTTCCACCGCATGATCCACCGCTTCGCGCTTGACCACCTCATCAAACACGTTCCGCTCAAATGTAAAGACATCCGGCCCCAGCATGATTTCCAGACTGGCTTTGCCCTCACCGGAAAGTGTGGCTTTGGCATTCTGAGATTCCTTCATCTGCCGAATTTGTTCCATCACCAATGAGCGGTGATCTATGACGTACTTCTTTTGTTCCTCGCTCAGGCGTTTCATCATCTCGTCGAAGAGGCCGTCGTCGACATGCGCACCTGCCGCTGTAATGCCGCCAGGTGGCAGGTCCGGGATCATTTTCGGGCGTCCGGTTTCGTCTACCTGAAGCGTCGCCCAATCCACCGTACCACCGCCGAAATCCAGCACCACCAACATCTCGCCCGCCTGTGGTTTTTCTTCGGCAATCCACGCCCAGCCTGCCGCTTCCGGCTCACGGAGAAAGATCTTCTCGCCCTTGTGTCCGGCGGCTACTAGTGCATCGGTGTAAATATCGCCGTAGTCCCAGCGTGAAGGCAATGTCAGCACGAGTTTTTCCGGCACTTTTCCGCCAAAGCATTTCACCTCGCGGCTTGCATATTCAATCAGCCGTTTGAACAGGAGCGACATCAGTTCAGACGACTTTTTCTGTGTGCCGTTCGGGATATACTGGATCGGTTTGTCCAATTTCAGCTTGAGGTTTTCCAGTACGCCTTGCGGGTCGTGGTGCAGCATGGTTTCGGCTTCTTCACCGAACCGGATTTTTCCATCCTTGCCGACGTGAAAAAGGGACGGCACGTAGAGCTGTCCCCTTTTGCCTAACGGTAACATGACGGCCTCGCCTTTTTCCTCGTCCCAGTAGGCGGCTTTAATGCGCGATGTCCCAAAGTCTATGCCTAATACACTCATAATCTTAAACGGTTTTTGGTTTGTCGTCTATTGTAAGGGCAATTCATGAATTGCCCTTACGAAGGGATCAAATGCGGTGGATTGCCACACCCTGCTAACGCAGGGTTCGCAATGACAAAATGCTTGCCACACTGACACGTCTTTCCTTGTCGCCTTGATGGTTTATTTGAACTGACCTGTGGCCTGAAGGGCGGCGCGGCGCAGGTTTTTGGCTTTGAGCAGTTGCTCATCCAGAGATTTTCTTCGCTGCTCAACGCTCATGCCTTCCCGTTTCAGCAATTCCTTGATTTCCCTAAGACGATCTGACATTTGCTGTTTCATTGTTTTGGTCATCCTTCGCTGTTCATCACGGACTTTTCGCTTGACATCAATCATGACATCGCTATACTGGCGAGCATAACTCCTCTGAAGCTGGAGGAGAATCCCAGGCAATGCCTGTTGAAAATGGTTGATAATTTGCTGGCGTTGGTTGTGAAGGGTGGATTTCCTGCTAAACAAACCTCCCAGCCATGTGCCAATAGTACTCATACCTCCGATAATGACCGGTGCAAAGGGAATAGACACGGGAAATAATGCGGCGAGAGCAACTGCAGTTAATTGTCCAGCCGCAGCCCCGATTGTTCCTCCTACTGATGCGCCAA
Above is a window of Chloroherpeton thalassium ATCC 35110 DNA encoding:
- a CDS encoding Hsp70 family protein — protein: MSVLGIDFGTSRIKAAYWDEEKGEAVMLPLGKRGQLYVPSLFHVGKDGKIRFGEEAETMLHHDPQGVLENLKLKLDKPIQYIPNGTQKKSSELMSLLFKRLIEYASREVKCFGGKVPEKLVLTLPSRWDYGDIYTDALVAAGHKGEKIFLREPEAAGWAWIAEEKPQAGEMLVVLDFGGGTVDWATLQVDETGRPKMIPDLPPGGITAAGAHVDDGLFDEMMKRLSEEQKKYVIDHRSLVMEQIRQMKESQNAKATLSGEGKASLEIMLGPDVFTFERNVFDEVVKREAVDHAVEGIGSYVKKVLKTAKETGKKQLVCALVGGTRMLSGLEDQVKGKVTEIAKETGIEIKYAKLGQADFATVRGAVRRVHPERKADVKSVQLASTNENDSLVQSLKLLINEGDVHLNPTGGKKTIPKQSLNDSNIPNGLLHGLKKLL
- a CDS encoding DNA-binding domain-containing protein, with translation MIKYALMENLLTARTDDYMAQPQDVRSHDLESITEKMLAKGTTITKTDTVAVLNSFFEVVSEITRDGESVNTELINTGFSIQGVFLGATDTFDSKRHSIKLNVNPGKALKKSLSDITLEKTASTDVLPQILEVKDSISGSVNESITSSGVVEIKGSLLKIEGDNQNNGVVFLDAQGAVHKVTTLVDNKPARLIVLLPALPAGEYTLQITTQYSGGTILKTPRTGTFNKPLTVV
- a CDS encoding SUMF1/EgtB/PvdO family nonheme iron enzyme, with amino-acid sequence MSVLGIDFGTSRIKAAYWDDERGEAVMLPLGKRGQLYVPSLFHVSKDGKIRFGDEAEQMLHHDPDGIVENLKLDLDKPIKYVPNGQKVRSADLMTLLFTRMIEYSARQVKSFGGKVPEKLVLTLPSRWDYEDIYTDALETAGHKGEKLFLREPEAAGWAWIAEEKPQAGEMLVVLDFGGGTVDWASLQVDETGRPKIIADLPPGGITAAGAHVDDGLFDEMMRRISQEQRGYVQTHVALIKEQIRQMKESQNGQETLSGGMNQSLEVMLGPGIFTFEREVFEEVVNREAVEQALDGIGGYVKKAVKIAGELHRKQVWCVLVGGTRQLAGLEEAVKAKAKEIGKAGGIELKFSELGQADFATVRGAVRRASPEQGKPKPQQIRVNEPLPTARTAGAYKRATSIISNTLSAFNASIVGASKPAANLVERINGIQIEMIFVQGGSFIMGSNDGRNDEKPVHQVTLDDFYIGKFPVTQAQWEAVMGNNPSHFRGENLPVESVSWYDVQEFMKKLNKKTGGNYRLPTEAEWEYAARGGAKSRGYKYAGSNNIDEVAWYRDNAGKTHEVGTKKPNELGIYDMSGNLWESCSDWEGDYLSGSQTNPTGPSSGPRRVLRGGSWNFYAESCRSASRMYDDPGYSDSDGGFRLVSQ
- a CDS encoding SUMF1/EgtB/PvdO family nonheme iron enzyme, coding for MKNILLVLLMLTAMFAESGAQTAKMHIDGKPEKLTNEMVGVRDVNGRLCAALQFVSDMDGFKYDSYNGVVRVDDEPGRDMVFVSPDERVVEVFKTGYEPLQIILSEYGIQLNAKEVWKIKIVGDAKRAADALPVSVLVQPVDAEIKIGGNMAKSGKPIKLSKGKYEIVIRKKGYKTRKDSIAVDEKHVLFNYTLSEVDLQTVTITSEPTQADLFINGLAEGKTDKGLFLYPGEYGLKLSKSGYMEVSEQISVEEGAENRFHYKLVKNVGVLSLKVNPADARVLINRKDYTGQTSIELAPGSYKLEISKTDYEEQSETISLERGERLQKNYALKAKTGRLQFSIQPLTAKVTLKRDGTVVEKWEGLKYLKALQTGDYELECQADGYATVKQKLTIRKGKTEALEITMQEGVAPAGDMVFVKGGTFMMGSYDEDDEKPVHQVTVSDFYIGKYEVTQKEWKEIMGSNPSYFKGDDRPVERVSWNAVQEFIRKLNKKTGENYRLPTEAEWEYAARGGANSRGYEYAGSNNIDEVAWYDKNACDKGSGHPDYGTHPVGGKKPNELGIYDMSGNVWELCSDWYGDYSSSSQTNPTGPSSGSDRVCCGGCWFYFARLCQVVSRNGITPTRSGFDLGFRLVVPR
- a CDS encoding YbjN domain-containing protein, whose amino-acid sequence is MIKNPSKEKLRELVDKAKFVNRVTDSGSIIMFLDADQDFGYDVGIIISLAGKSNSILRITGFCNDFPVNDENKPNLVFLCNKWNCDKSFPKVYVNLEENAIRTESSYLLDEFVSEEFILENCIKLSVSATWDFFKSLVKK
- a CDS encoding dynamin family protein; translated protein: MTSLIQQDNPFITSLLRVQQIIANEKALNQKSLSGVDRLNLAELVQKRFTVAVVGQMRSGKSTLINALVQKDIAPTAVNECTATTNHFLYSGKPELHRQFRVRWKDDSEDYLPLTEVENWIGKGRSVNLLQKVASKLKSKNTTLEETKYLDFFADTPFLKTANIVDTPGLRSTVESHESTILSYISQTQVDAYGNKLAEETRSAGESADAVVYVLNPVARQNDADILELFGDKTRLAGSNPYNSMAVVHMWENDWQDIEVDPATYLEGKIRRIEEQLRGKVSLVMAASGLLSRCLDWLKEEHWAFFAGCASLTKNEVKRLTSSSVFETREGAEYKISLESRKAVIESLKARLMEIGRMNEENAKSTTMAIIRFLCRFACVRQTQTTDELKRQVREMSGVDRLETLLEKLFFARASLIKNSTLLTRIWEPCRIALLQLENYEQEREDDVAAGQNILRLLDTKSKSDTSLLPAVSYVKNTFQALSNEAHRVKGVRKELYTLSSDLKRQFESFEEDMGALESLDSLRETGFTKEELEQLRALFGAKGLTLEERLMTDSPTRETVQQRYAVWAQKQRVSYGEERKVAALAQKHLEGILDSMSASGSN